In a single window of the Heliangelus exortis chromosome 1, bHelExo1.hap1, whole genome shotgun sequence genome:
- the LOC139788900 gene encoding BPI fold-containing family C protein-like isoform X2 has product MLQTWYAFLLCWLSLGLEANPGLKVRITQKGLDYGRRIGMELLKQEVLNETFPSWSGQESFSVVNVNYVISRLKINAVDFPETSASFVPGTGILLSVAQASATISADWRMNAWLLKDQGGITVSISGLFIAVISKLSRDSTGHLSVLPDNCQMSINSVKIKLHGGSSWIYSFLSGYLKKPVQTQLDKNLCLYIKYKIQMMDAQLRNHTVLSQIDAFAQIDYSLVSSPAVFKSHVNLDLKGTVYPVGNHTDPPFVPAPFGLPNQYDSMIYLGVSSYFLKSASLAYYRAGAFNIIISEELATTFYLSTALLKGFVPEISLSYVTAFPVLLKLVATSPPAVTLNMDRCILQITGCVEVHAVLPNSTTRYIFTGNVTASTRANLTITKQKLIISLLLKRLQFSLLNPTLGFSEMSLMENFLSYTLRSAVIPVINDKLGKGFPLLHLAHTTLTGPIIKMNQGHLLVSTDVHYKHEEEGDEALHCHS; this is encoded by the exons ATGCTGCAGACATGGTATGCTTTCCTGCTGTGTTGGCTGTCCTTGGGGCTTGAAGCTAATCCTGGTCTGAAAGTGAGGATTACTCAGAAGGGGCTGGACTATG GCAGGAGGATTGGGATGGAGCTCCTGAAGCAAGAAGTATTGAACGAGACCTTCCCAAGCTGGAGTGGGCAGGAGAGTTTCTCAGTTGTTAATGTCAACTATGTAATTTCAAG gcTCAAAATTAATGCTGTAGATTTCCCAGAAACTTCTGCTTCCTTTGTTCCTGGCACTGGCATTCTCCTGTCAGTGGCACAGGCCTCTGCTACGATCAGTGCAGACTGGAGGATGAACGCCTGGCTGCT caaaGACCAAGGAGGAATTACCGTGTCCATCTCAGGACTGTTTATTGCAGTTATCTCCAAACTGTCAAGGGATAGCACAGGCCACTTATCTGTGTTGCCAGACAACTGCCAGATGAGCATTAATAGTGTAAAAATCAAGTTACATGGAGGATCTAG ctggaTCTACAGTTTTCTGTCTGGCTATCTTAAGAAGCCTGTTCAGACCCAGTTGGATAAAAAT CTGTGCCTATATATCAAATACAAAATCCAAATGATGGATGCACAGCTAAGAAACCATACAG TGTTAAGCCAGATTGATGCCTTTGCACAAATAGACTATTCCCTAGTTAGTTCTCCAGCAGTCTTCAAATCACACGTTAACTTGGATTTGAAG GGCACAGTCTATCCAGTAGGAAATCACACAGACCCTCCCTTTGTGCCAGCTCCATTTGGTCTGCCAAACCagtatgattctatgatctaccTGGGAGTTTCCAGTTACTTTCTTAAATCTGCTTCACTGGCTTACTACAGAGCAGGGGCCTTTAACATCATTATCTCCGAAGAG CTTGCTACTACTTTTTACTTGAGTACTGCCTTGCTCAAAGGTTTTGTTCCTGAG ATTTCTCTGAGTTATGTAACGGCgttcccagtgctgctgaagCTGGTGGCTACATCACCACCTGCAGTCACTTTAAACATGGACAGATGCATCCTACAAATCACTGGCTGTGTAGAAGTGCATGCTGTTCTGCCAAATTCAACCACCCGGTACATCTTTACGGGGAATGTA acaGCCAGTACCAGAGCCAATTTGACAATAACCAAGCAGAAGTTGATTATCTCATTACTTCTGAAGAG GCTCCAGTTCTCTCTGCTGAATCCCACTCTTGGGTTCTCTGAG ATGTCACTTATGGAGAATTTTCTGTCTTACACTTTACGGAGTGCAGTGATCCCAGTAATCAATG aTAAACTAGGAAAAGGATTTCCGCTTCTTCACTTGGCCCACACTACCTTGACTGGACCCATAATAAAAATGAATCAG GGTCATCTGCTGGTTTCCACTGATGTTCACTACAAACATGAGGAAGAGGGAGATGAAGCCCTTCACTGTCACTCCTAA
- the LOC139788900 gene encoding BPI fold-containing family C protein-like isoform X1, with protein MLQTWYAFLLCWLSLGLEANPGLKVRITQKGLDYGRRIGMELLKQEVLNETFPSWSGQESFSVVNVNYVISRLKINAVDFPETSASFVPGTGILLSVAQASATISADWRMNAWLLKDQGGITVSISGLFIAVISKLSRDSTGHLSVLPDNCQMSINSVKIKLHGGSSWIYSFLSGYLKKPVQTQLDKNLCLYIKYKIQMMDAQLRNHTVLSQIDAFAQIDYSLVSSPAVFKSHVNLDLKGTVYPVGNHTDPPFVPAPFGLPNQYDSMIYLGVSSYFLKSASLAYYRAGAFNIIISEELATTFYLSTALLKGFVPEISLSYVTAFPVLLKLVATSPPAVTLNMDRCILQITGCVEVHAVLPNSTTRYIFTGNVTASTRANLTITKQKLIISLLLKRLQFSLLNPTLGFSEQMSLMENFLSYTLRSAVIPVINDKLGKGFPLLHLAHTTLTGPIIKMNQGHLLVSTDVHYKHEEEGDEALHCHS; from the exons ATGCTGCAGACATGGTATGCTTTCCTGCTGTGTTGGCTGTCCTTGGGGCTTGAAGCTAATCCTGGTCTGAAAGTGAGGATTACTCAGAAGGGGCTGGACTATG GCAGGAGGATTGGGATGGAGCTCCTGAAGCAAGAAGTATTGAACGAGACCTTCCCAAGCTGGAGTGGGCAGGAGAGTTTCTCAGTTGTTAATGTCAACTATGTAATTTCAAG gcTCAAAATTAATGCTGTAGATTTCCCAGAAACTTCTGCTTCCTTTGTTCCTGGCACTGGCATTCTCCTGTCAGTGGCACAGGCCTCTGCTACGATCAGTGCAGACTGGAGGATGAACGCCTGGCTGCT caaaGACCAAGGAGGAATTACCGTGTCCATCTCAGGACTGTTTATTGCAGTTATCTCCAAACTGTCAAGGGATAGCACAGGCCACTTATCTGTGTTGCCAGACAACTGCCAGATGAGCATTAATAGTGTAAAAATCAAGTTACATGGAGGATCTAG ctggaTCTACAGTTTTCTGTCTGGCTATCTTAAGAAGCCTGTTCAGACCCAGTTGGATAAAAAT CTGTGCCTATATATCAAATACAAAATCCAAATGATGGATGCACAGCTAAGAAACCATACAG TGTTAAGCCAGATTGATGCCTTTGCACAAATAGACTATTCCCTAGTTAGTTCTCCAGCAGTCTTCAAATCACACGTTAACTTGGATTTGAAG GGCACAGTCTATCCAGTAGGAAATCACACAGACCCTCCCTTTGTGCCAGCTCCATTTGGTCTGCCAAACCagtatgattctatgatctaccTGGGAGTTTCCAGTTACTTTCTTAAATCTGCTTCACTGGCTTACTACAGAGCAGGGGCCTTTAACATCATTATCTCCGAAGAG CTTGCTACTACTTTTTACTTGAGTACTGCCTTGCTCAAAGGTTTTGTTCCTGAG ATTTCTCTGAGTTATGTAACGGCgttcccagtgctgctgaagCTGGTGGCTACATCACCACCTGCAGTCACTTTAAACATGGACAGATGCATCCTACAAATCACTGGCTGTGTAGAAGTGCATGCTGTTCTGCCAAATTCAACCACCCGGTACATCTTTACGGGGAATGTA acaGCCAGTACCAGAGCCAATTTGACAATAACCAAGCAGAAGTTGATTATCTCATTACTTCTGAAGAG GCTCCAGTTCTCTCTGCTGAATCCCACTCTTGGGTTCTCTGAG CAGATGTCACTTATGGAGAATTTTCTGTCTTACACTTTACGGAGTGCAGTGATCCCAGTAATCAATG aTAAACTAGGAAAAGGATTTCCGCTTCTTCACTTGGCCCACACTACCTTGACTGGACCCATAATAAAAATGAATCAG GGTCATCTGCTGGTTTCCACTGATGTTCACTACAAACATGAGGAAGAGGGAGATGAAGCCCTTCACTGTCACTCCTAA